A window of Phyllopteryx taeniolatus isolate TA_2022b chromosome 19, UOR_Ptae_1.2, whole genome shotgun sequence contains these coding sequences:
- the LOC133469171 gene encoding monocarboxylate transporter 7-like isoform X3, which translates to MCAYYDCAGPLSSVLTKRFGFQLVVMIGGVLISSGTIATSFTTSVNQMYITYGIVAGLGYCLTFLPTVTILSHYFTRRRSLVIAIASTGEALSMFALAPAFSSLRDLIGWRHTMAMIGALQGTIIICGALLRPIIIHPKTSQETENDRSSPKIAEAQSTRGNVAHTTKDDLIVDKTNTDNELIRDSMTYSDVQYEKVNCNPEERTLLTEEVRSGLTLGLNKDSDASEGQKNDVEKQENKGNENKSGDEKPAKKFKLLDFSILKECSFIFYSLFGLFATLGFFAPQLYIIELSVSRGVARDRAAYMLSTMAVAEMVGRFFIGWVLTQNRIQKRKLLVLLVCVIFMTVDLVGFTLVAEFYGLAVCCAVYGFFMGTLACTHIPMLAEDDVVGLERMSSAAGVYVFIQSFAGLAGPPLGGVLVDVTQNYGSAFYSCAAGMAVSAVFLGLVQPAKRGLLCRKSTLRLNEDTPDDVKGDLKVDADVNEVEKKTNRQY; encoded by the exons ATG TGTGCATACTACGACTGTGCAGGTCCTCTTTCCTCCGTGCTGACCAAACGCTTTGGGTTCCAGCTTGTTGTCATGATCGGAGGGGTACTGATTTCCTCAGGAACTATTGCCACAAGCTTTACCACCTCCGTCAATCAAATGTACATCACCTACGGCATAGTGGCAG GTCTTGGCTACTGCCTGACTTTTTTACCCACTGTGACAATCCTATCACATTATTTTACACGACGGCGGTCTCTGGTCATAGCTATAGCTTCGACTGGAGAGGCCCTGTCCATGTTTGCTCTAGCCCCGG CTTTCTCCTCTTTGAGGGACCTTATTGGCTGGCGTCACACCATGGCAATGATTGGAGCTTTGCAAGGCACCATCATTATTTGTGGTGCTCTGCTACGGCCAATCATCATCCATCCCAAAACAAGTCAAGAGACAGAGAATGACAGATCCTCTCCAAAGATCGCGGAAGCCCAAAGCACACGTGGGAACGTGGCACATACCACCAAAGATGACTTGATCGTGGACAAGACAAACACTGACAATGAGCTCATAAGAGATTCTATGACCTACTCTGATGTCCAGTACGAGAAGGTCAACTGCAACCCAGAGGAGAGGACTTTATTAACAGAGGAAGTAAGGTCAGGGTTGACCCTGGGTCTAAATAAAGACTCGGACGCATCTGAAGGCCAGAAGAACGATGTTGAGAAACAAGAGAATAAAGGCAACGAAAATAAAAGTGGTGATGAGAAACCTGCAAAAAAGTTTAAACTTCTGGATTTCTCCATACTCAAAGAGTGCAGCTTCATTTTCTATTCGCTCTTTGGACTGTTTGCTACACTGGGCTTCTTCGCCCCTCAACTCTACATCATCGAGCTGAGCGTGAGTCGAGGCGTCGCGCGGGATCGCGCCGCCTATATGCTCTCCACCATGGCGGTTGCTGAAATGGTCGGTCGCTTTTTCATCGGATGGGTTCTGACACAGAATCGAATCCAGAAGAGGAAGCTCCTCGTCCTCCTGGTTTGTGTCATTTTCATGACGGTGGATCTTGTGGGATTTACTCTGGTCGCTGAGTTTTATGGCCTAGCAGTTTGCTGCGCTGTGTACGGGTTCTTCATGGGGACTCTTGCATGCACACATATTCCCATGCTGGCAGAAGATGACGTGGTGGGCTTGGAGAGGATGTCCTCTGCTGCTGGAGTCTATGTGTTCATACAAAGCTTTGCTGGTCTGGCTGGACCCCCACTTGGAG GTGTGTTAGTGGATGTGACACAGAACTACGGATCAGCTTTCTACTCCTGTGCAGCCGGCATGGCGGTGAGTGCGGTGTTCCTGGGCTTAGTGCAACCTGCAAAGAGAGGACTACTTTGCAGGAAGAGCACATTAAGACTGAATGAAGACACACCTGATGATGTTAAGGGGGACTTGAAGGTTGACGCTGACGTGAacgaagtggaaaaaaaaaccaacagaCAGTACTGA
- the LOC133469171 gene encoding monocarboxylate transporter 7-like isoform X1: MVLCVLKRPNFLGPNIYSAPPDGGWGWVVAVAFFLVEVFTFGTIKSFGIFLQELMEEFGERNSRVSWIVSISVFVMTFNGPLSSVLTKRFGFQLVVMIGGVLISSGTIATSFTTSVNQMYITYGIVAGLGYCLTFLPTVTILSHYFTRRRSLVIAIASTGEALSMFALAPAFSSLRDLIGWRHTMAMIGALQGTIIICGALLRPIIIHPKTSQETENDRSSPKIAEAQSTRGNVAHTTKDDLIVDKTNTDNELIRDSMTYSDVQYEKVNCNPEERTLLTEEVRSGLTLGLNKDSDASEGQKNDVEKQENKGNENKSGDEKPAKKFKLLDFSILKECSFIFYSLFGLFATLGFFAPQLYIIELSVSRGVARDRAAYMLSTMAVAEMVGRFFIGWVLTQNRIQKRKLLVLLVCVIFMTVDLVGFTLVAEFYGLAVCCAVYGFFMGTLACTHIPMLAEDDVVGLERMSSAAGVYVFIQSFAGLAGPPLGGVLVDVTQNYGSAFYSCAAGMAVSAVFLGLVQPAKRGLLCRKSTLRLNEDTPDDVKGDLKVDADVNEVEKKTNRQY, translated from the exons aTGGTGCTGTGTGTACTCAAGAGACCAAATTTCTTGGGGCCTAACATTTACTCAGCACCCCCAGACGGAGGCTGGGGATGGGTGGTGGCTGTGGCCTTTTTCTTGGTGGAAGTCTTCACCTTTGGCACTATCAAGAGCTTTGGTATCTTCCTCCAAGAGCTCATGGAGGAGTTTGGGGAGAGGAACAGCCGAGTGTCCTGGATCGTTTCCATCAGTGTCTTTGTCATGACCTTTAATG GTCCTCTTTCCTCCGTGCTGACCAAACGCTTTGGGTTCCAGCTTGTTGTCATGATCGGAGGGGTACTGATTTCCTCAGGAACTATTGCCACAAGCTTTACCACCTCCGTCAATCAAATGTACATCACCTACGGCATAGTGGCAG GTCTTGGCTACTGCCTGACTTTTTTACCCACTGTGACAATCCTATCACATTATTTTACACGACGGCGGTCTCTGGTCATAGCTATAGCTTCGACTGGAGAGGCCCTGTCCATGTTTGCTCTAGCCCCGG CTTTCTCCTCTTTGAGGGACCTTATTGGCTGGCGTCACACCATGGCAATGATTGGAGCTTTGCAAGGCACCATCATTATTTGTGGTGCTCTGCTACGGCCAATCATCATCCATCCCAAAACAAGTCAAGAGACAGAGAATGACAGATCCTCTCCAAAGATCGCGGAAGCCCAAAGCACACGTGGGAACGTGGCACATACCACCAAAGATGACTTGATCGTGGACAAGACAAACACTGACAATGAGCTCATAAGAGATTCTATGACCTACTCTGATGTCCAGTACGAGAAGGTCAACTGCAACCCAGAGGAGAGGACTTTATTAACAGAGGAAGTAAGGTCAGGGTTGACCCTGGGTCTAAATAAAGACTCGGACGCATCTGAAGGCCAGAAGAACGATGTTGAGAAACAAGAGAATAAAGGCAACGAAAATAAAAGTGGTGATGAGAAACCTGCAAAAAAGTTTAAACTTCTGGATTTCTCCATACTCAAAGAGTGCAGCTTCATTTTCTATTCGCTCTTTGGACTGTTTGCTACACTGGGCTTCTTCGCCCCTCAACTCTACATCATCGAGCTGAGCGTGAGTCGAGGCGTCGCGCGGGATCGCGCCGCCTATATGCTCTCCACCATGGCGGTTGCTGAAATGGTCGGTCGCTTTTTCATCGGATGGGTTCTGACACAGAATCGAATCCAGAAGAGGAAGCTCCTCGTCCTCCTGGTTTGTGTCATTTTCATGACGGTGGATCTTGTGGGATTTACTCTGGTCGCTGAGTTTTATGGCCTAGCAGTTTGCTGCGCTGTGTACGGGTTCTTCATGGGGACTCTTGCATGCACACATATTCCCATGCTGGCAGAAGATGACGTGGTGGGCTTGGAGAGGATGTCCTCTGCTGCTGGAGTCTATGTGTTCATACAAAGCTTTGCTGGTCTGGCTGGACCCCCACTTGGAG GTGTGTTAGTGGATGTGACACAGAACTACGGATCAGCTTTCTACTCCTGTGCAGCCGGCATGGCGGTGAGTGCGGTGTTCCTGGGCTTAGTGCAACCTGCAAAGAGAGGACTACTTTGCAGGAAGAGCACATTAAGACTGAATGAAGACACACCTGATGATGTTAAGGGGGACTTGAAGGTTGACGCTGACGTGAacgaagtggaaaaaaaaaccaacagaCAGTACTGA
- the LOC133469171 gene encoding monocarboxylate transporter 7-like isoform X4 produces MLVVMIGGVLISSGTIATSFTTSVNQMYITYGIVAGLGYCLTFLPTVTILSHYFTRRRSLVIAIASTGEALSMFALAPAFSSLRDLIGWRHTMAMIGALQGTIIICGALLRPIIIHPKTSQETENDRSSPKIAEAQSTRGNVAHTTKDDLIVDKTNTDNELIRDSMTYSDVQYEKVNCNPEERTLLTEEVRSGLTLGLNKDSDASEGQKNDVEKQENKGNENKSGDEKPAKKFKLLDFSILKECSFIFYSLFGLFATLGFFAPQLYIIELSVSRGVARDRAAYMLSTMAVAEMVGRFFIGWVLTQNRIQKRKLLVLLVCVIFMTVDLVGFTLVAEFYGLAVCCAVYGFFMGTLACTHIPMLAEDDVVGLERMSSAAGVYVFIQSFAGLAGPPLGGVLVDVTQNYGSAFYSCAAGMAVSAVFLGLVQPAKRGLLCRKSTLRLNEDTPDDVKGDLKVDADVNEVEKKTNRQY; encoded by the exons ATG CTTGTTGTCATGATCGGAGGGGTACTGATTTCCTCAGGAACTATTGCCACAAGCTTTACCACCTCCGTCAATCAAATGTACATCACCTACGGCATAGTGGCAG GTCTTGGCTACTGCCTGACTTTTTTACCCACTGTGACAATCCTATCACATTATTTTACACGACGGCGGTCTCTGGTCATAGCTATAGCTTCGACTGGAGAGGCCCTGTCCATGTTTGCTCTAGCCCCGG CTTTCTCCTCTTTGAGGGACCTTATTGGCTGGCGTCACACCATGGCAATGATTGGAGCTTTGCAAGGCACCATCATTATTTGTGGTGCTCTGCTACGGCCAATCATCATCCATCCCAAAACAAGTCAAGAGACAGAGAATGACAGATCCTCTCCAAAGATCGCGGAAGCCCAAAGCACACGTGGGAACGTGGCACATACCACCAAAGATGACTTGATCGTGGACAAGACAAACACTGACAATGAGCTCATAAGAGATTCTATGACCTACTCTGATGTCCAGTACGAGAAGGTCAACTGCAACCCAGAGGAGAGGACTTTATTAACAGAGGAAGTAAGGTCAGGGTTGACCCTGGGTCTAAATAAAGACTCGGACGCATCTGAAGGCCAGAAGAACGATGTTGAGAAACAAGAGAATAAAGGCAACGAAAATAAAAGTGGTGATGAGAAACCTGCAAAAAAGTTTAAACTTCTGGATTTCTCCATACTCAAAGAGTGCAGCTTCATTTTCTATTCGCTCTTTGGACTGTTTGCTACACTGGGCTTCTTCGCCCCTCAACTCTACATCATCGAGCTGAGCGTGAGTCGAGGCGTCGCGCGGGATCGCGCCGCCTATATGCTCTCCACCATGGCGGTTGCTGAAATGGTCGGTCGCTTTTTCATCGGATGGGTTCTGACACAGAATCGAATCCAGAAGAGGAAGCTCCTCGTCCTCCTGGTTTGTGTCATTTTCATGACGGTGGATCTTGTGGGATTTACTCTGGTCGCTGAGTTTTATGGCCTAGCAGTTTGCTGCGCTGTGTACGGGTTCTTCATGGGGACTCTTGCATGCACACATATTCCCATGCTGGCAGAAGATGACGTGGTGGGCTTGGAGAGGATGTCCTCTGCTGCTGGAGTCTATGTGTTCATACAAAGCTTTGCTGGTCTGGCTGGACCCCCACTTGGAG GTGTGTTAGTGGATGTGACACAGAACTACGGATCAGCTTTCTACTCCTGTGCAGCCGGCATGGCGGTGAGTGCGGTGTTCCTGGGCTTAGTGCAACCTGCAAAGAGAGGACTACTTTGCAGGAAGAGCACATTAAGACTGAATGAAGACACACCTGATGATGTTAAGGGGGACTTGAAGGTTGACGCTGACGTGAacgaagtggaaaaaaaaaccaacagaCAGTACTGA
- the LOC133469171 gene encoding monocarboxylate transporter 7-like isoform X2, protein MEEFGERNSRVSWIVSISVFVMTFNGPLSSVLTKRFGFQLVVMIGGVLISSGTIATSFTTSVNQMYITYGIVAGLGYCLTFLPTVTILSHYFTRRRSLVIAIASTGEALSMFALAPAFSSLRDLIGWRHTMAMIGALQGTIIICGALLRPIIIHPKTSQETENDRSSPKIAEAQSTRGNVAHTTKDDLIVDKTNTDNELIRDSMTYSDVQYEKVNCNPEERTLLTEEVRSGLTLGLNKDSDASEGQKNDVEKQENKGNENKSGDEKPAKKFKLLDFSILKECSFIFYSLFGLFATLGFFAPQLYIIELSVSRGVARDRAAYMLSTMAVAEMVGRFFIGWVLTQNRIQKRKLLVLLVCVIFMTVDLVGFTLVAEFYGLAVCCAVYGFFMGTLACTHIPMLAEDDVVGLERMSSAAGVYVFIQSFAGLAGPPLGGVLVDVTQNYGSAFYSCAAGMAVSAVFLGLVQPAKRGLLCRKSTLRLNEDTPDDVKGDLKVDADVNEVEKKTNRQY, encoded by the exons ATGGAGGAGTTTGGGGAGAGGAACAGCCGAGTGTCCTGGATCGTTTCCATCAGTGTCTTTGTCATGACCTTTAATG GTCCTCTTTCCTCCGTGCTGACCAAACGCTTTGGGTTCCAGCTTGTTGTCATGATCGGAGGGGTACTGATTTCCTCAGGAACTATTGCCACAAGCTTTACCACCTCCGTCAATCAAATGTACATCACCTACGGCATAGTGGCAG GTCTTGGCTACTGCCTGACTTTTTTACCCACTGTGACAATCCTATCACATTATTTTACACGACGGCGGTCTCTGGTCATAGCTATAGCTTCGACTGGAGAGGCCCTGTCCATGTTTGCTCTAGCCCCGG CTTTCTCCTCTTTGAGGGACCTTATTGGCTGGCGTCACACCATGGCAATGATTGGAGCTTTGCAAGGCACCATCATTATTTGTGGTGCTCTGCTACGGCCAATCATCATCCATCCCAAAACAAGTCAAGAGACAGAGAATGACAGATCCTCTCCAAAGATCGCGGAAGCCCAAAGCACACGTGGGAACGTGGCACATACCACCAAAGATGACTTGATCGTGGACAAGACAAACACTGACAATGAGCTCATAAGAGATTCTATGACCTACTCTGATGTCCAGTACGAGAAGGTCAACTGCAACCCAGAGGAGAGGACTTTATTAACAGAGGAAGTAAGGTCAGGGTTGACCCTGGGTCTAAATAAAGACTCGGACGCATCTGAAGGCCAGAAGAACGATGTTGAGAAACAAGAGAATAAAGGCAACGAAAATAAAAGTGGTGATGAGAAACCTGCAAAAAAGTTTAAACTTCTGGATTTCTCCATACTCAAAGAGTGCAGCTTCATTTTCTATTCGCTCTTTGGACTGTTTGCTACACTGGGCTTCTTCGCCCCTCAACTCTACATCATCGAGCTGAGCGTGAGTCGAGGCGTCGCGCGGGATCGCGCCGCCTATATGCTCTCCACCATGGCGGTTGCTGAAATGGTCGGTCGCTTTTTCATCGGATGGGTTCTGACACAGAATCGAATCCAGAAGAGGAAGCTCCTCGTCCTCCTGGTTTGTGTCATTTTCATGACGGTGGATCTTGTGGGATTTACTCTGGTCGCTGAGTTTTATGGCCTAGCAGTTTGCTGCGCTGTGTACGGGTTCTTCATGGGGACTCTTGCATGCACACATATTCCCATGCTGGCAGAAGATGACGTGGTGGGCTTGGAGAGGATGTCCTCTGCTGCTGGAGTCTATGTGTTCATACAAAGCTTTGCTGGTCTGGCTGGACCCCCACTTGGAG GTGTGTTAGTGGATGTGACACAGAACTACGGATCAGCTTTCTACTCCTGTGCAGCCGGCATGGCGGTGAGTGCGGTGTTCCTGGGCTTAGTGCAACCTGCAAAGAGAGGACTACTTTGCAGGAAGAGCACATTAAGACTGAATGAAGACACACCTGATGATGTTAAGGGGGACTTGAAGGTTGACGCTGACGTGAacgaagtggaaaaaaaaaccaacagaCAGTACTGA